One window of the Pseudomonas sihuiensis genome contains the following:
- a CDS encoding sensor domain-containing diguanylate cyclase, giving the protein MNARRRLRFSPWLLLSLLLCWSTWAGAVPLDVAQPSEQPLSLTTHAGILEDASRALQLSDVRSAEMAARFRYQESPSASFALGFTRSAYWFRLDVGNSGDQPLTRLLVVDNPRISLVDAYVPDGQGGYRTWFTGADRPQTGKAYANRNFVFPLHLPAHAQQVVYLRVESSIGLHVPLQLWTADALRGYEREDDMARAGYMGIAVAMLLFNLMLFIALRDRLYLLYVTFVLITASALTIKNGMAPDWKLLGQTLNSNVVYYSAVSLTLSAMLLFMRGMLQTARLLPRVDPGLRALIALYLLSPLIYAFALPQVSRVAIVVNLLTAFVMLGVGVACALKRQRSAYFFLAAFGLLILGGASTSLRAMGLLPTNAFTVDGLQLGSSLEMLLLAFALADRINVMRQEKLQAQARLLQTREQLVDTLQRSERELEQRVAARTEELQVLNSRLETLSLTDALTGIANRRHFDEVLDKEWKRAQRVGEPLALAVLDVDWFKTYNDHYGHPAGDSCLQQIAQTLAATISRSTDLVARYGGEEFVFLAPSTGPDGAHSMAEKLVRAVEALALPHERSPLGHVSISVGIASMRNDGNSPAQTLVQRADAALYRAKAQGRNRVECG; this is encoded by the coding sequence ATGAATGCCCGTCGCCGCCTGCGCTTCTCTCCCTGGCTGTTGCTGAGCCTGTTGCTGTGCTGGTCGACATGGGCCGGTGCCGTCCCTCTCGATGTCGCCCAGCCGAGCGAGCAGCCGCTGTCGCTAACCACCCATGCCGGAATCCTGGAGGATGCCTCGCGGGCGCTGCAGCTTTCGGACGTGCGATCAGCAGAGATGGCCGCACGTTTCCGTTATCAGGAGTCCCCCAGCGCTTCCTTCGCCCTGGGCTTCACCCGTTCGGCCTACTGGTTTCGGCTTGACGTTGGCAACTCCGGCGACCAGCCGTTGACGCGCCTGCTGGTGGTCGACAACCCGCGTATATCCCTGGTCGATGCGTACGTGCCGGACGGGCAGGGTGGCTACCGCACCTGGTTCACCGGCGCGGATCGCCCGCAGACGGGCAAGGCCTACGCCAACCGCAACTTCGTTTTCCCGCTGCACCTGCCGGCGCACGCGCAACAGGTGGTGTACCTGCGCGTCGAGTCGAGCATCGGCCTGCACGTACCGCTACAACTCTGGACGGCCGACGCGCTGCGCGGCTACGAGCGCGAAGACGATATGGCCCGCGCCGGCTACATGGGCATCGCCGTCGCGATGCTGCTGTTCAACCTGATGCTGTTCATCGCCCTGCGAGATCGCCTCTATCTGCTCTATGTGACCTTCGTGCTGATCACCGCCAGCGCCCTGACGATCAAGAACGGCATGGCCCCGGACTGGAAGCTGCTCGGCCAGACGCTCAACAGCAACGTGGTCTACTACTCGGCGGTCTCGCTGACCTTGAGCGCCATGCTGCTGTTCATGCGCGGCATGCTACAGACCGCGCGCCTGCTGCCACGGGTCGATCCTGGCTTGCGCGCGTTGATTGCTCTGTATCTGCTTTCGCCGCTGATCTATGCCTTCGCGCTGCCCCAGGTGTCGCGCGTGGCCATCGTGGTCAACCTGCTCACTGCCTTCGTCATGCTCGGCGTGGGCGTGGCCTGCGCCCTCAAGCGTCAGCGCAGCGCCTACTTCTTCCTCGCTGCCTTCGGCCTGCTGATCCTCGGCGGTGCCAGCACCAGCCTGCGCGCCATGGGCCTGTTGCCGACCAACGCCTTCACGGTCGACGGCCTGCAGCTCGGCTCGTCGCTGGAGATGCTGTTGCTGGCCTTCGCCCTGGCCGACCGCATCAACGTCATGCGTCAGGAAAAACTGCAGGCCCAGGCCAGGTTGTTGCAAACCCGGGAGCAATTGGTGGATACCCTGCAACGGTCCGAGCGCGAACTGGAGCAACGCGTCGCCGCGCGCACCGAAGAGCTGCAGGTGCTCAACAGCCGTCTGGAGACCCTGAGCCTGACCGATGCCTTGACCGGCATCGCCAATCGTCGCCACTTCGACGAGGTGCTAGACAAGGAATGGAAGCGCGCCCAGCGCGTCGGCGAGCCGTTGGCCCTGGCCGTGCTGGATGTCGACTGGTTCAAGACCTACAACGACCACTACGGCCACCCGGCTGGCGACAGCTGTCTGCAGCAGATCGCGCAAACCCTGGCCGCCACCATCAGCCGTTCTACCGATCTGGTGGCGCGCTATGGCGGCGAGGAGTTCGTCTTTCTCGCGCCGTCGACCGGGCCCGATGGGGCGCACAGCATGGCCGAGAAACTGGTCCGGGCCGTCGAGGCCCTGGCGTTGCCACATGAGCGCTCGCCTTTGGGCCACGTCAGTATCAGTGTCGGCATTGCCTCGATGCGAAACGATGGCAACAGCCCGGCACAAACGCTCGTGCAGCGGGCCGATGCGGCGCTGTATCGGGCCAAGGCACAAGGCCGTAATCGGGTGGAGTGCGGCTGA
- a CDS encoding efflux transporter outer membrane subunit produces MKAFAPVLLTLALSACAVGPDYRAPVTDPARIAALEAADYDRSRFEATWWQQFDDPTLNQLVQRSLADNRELRVVFNRLRAARAIRDDVANDRLPTVTSRASGEFGKAQQPPTTDERVRQERYDLGLNMAWELDLFGRIQRQLEGSEARIEVAEADYYQLQVSLIAELVDAYGTLRGAQLRESIARENLKNQQDSRAITEQLRDAGVGTELDVLRADARLAATEASLPQLQAQQVRAQNRIATLLGQRPEQLQIDLSPKPLPVIAKALPIGNPSELLRRRPDIQAAERQLAAATAEVGVATADLFPRVSLSGFLGFTAGRGSQLGSSAARAWGVAPSISWAAFDLGSVRARLRGAEAEADGALSQYEQQVLLALEESENAFSDYAKRQQRLVSLVRQAEASRAAADQAAIRYREGTVDFLVLLDAERERLAAEDAQASAEVELYSGIVAIYKALGGGWQPQA; encoded by the coding sequence ATGAAAGCCTTTGCCCCCGTCCTCCTGACCCTGGCGCTGTCGGCGTGCGCCGTCGGCCCGGACTATCGAGCGCCCGTGACCGATCCTGCGCGCATTGCCGCGCTGGAGGCGGCAGACTATGACCGCAGCCGGTTCGAAGCCACCTGGTGGCAGCAGTTCGACGACCCGACGCTGAACCAGCTGGTGCAGCGCTCGCTTGCCGACAACCGCGAGCTGCGCGTGGTGTTCAATCGCCTGCGCGCGGCGCGGGCCATTCGCGATGACGTGGCCAACGACCGCCTGCCCACCGTCACCAGCCGCGCCAGCGGCGAGTTCGGCAAGGCTCAGCAGCCCCCGACAACGGACGAGCGCGTTCGTCAGGAGCGCTACGACCTGGGCCTGAATATGGCCTGGGAGCTCGACCTGTTCGGCCGCATCCAGCGCCAGTTGGAAGGCAGCGAAGCGCGCATCGAAGTGGCCGAGGCCGACTACTATCAGTTGCAGGTCAGCCTGATTGCCGAACTGGTCGATGCCTACGGCACCCTGCGCGGCGCGCAACTGCGTGAAAGCATCGCCCGCGAGAACCTGAAGAACCAGCAGGACTCGCGCGCCATCACCGAGCAGTTGCGCGATGCCGGTGTCGGCACCGAGTTGGACGTCCTGCGCGCCGATGCGCGCCTGGCCGCCACCGAAGCCAGCCTGCCGCAACTGCAGGCGCAGCAGGTGCGGGCGCAGAACCGCATCGCCACCCTGCTCGGCCAGCGCCCGGAACAGCTGCAGATCGACCTGTCGCCCAAACCACTGCCGGTGATCGCCAAGGCATTGCCCATCGGCAACCCGAGCGAACTGCTGCGCCGTCGCCCGGACATCCAGGCGGCCGAGCGGCAGCTGGCGGCGGCCACGGCCGAAGTCGGCGTGGCGACTGCCGACCTGTTCCCGCGGGTCAGCCTCTCCGGCTTTCTCGGCTTTACCGCCGGGCGCGGCTCGCAGCTGGGTTCATCAGCAGCCCGTGCCTGGGGCGTAGCGCCGAGCATCAGCTGGGCGGCCTTCGATCTCGGCAGCGTACGAGCGCGCCTGCGCGGCGCCGAAGCCGAGGCTGATGGCGCGCTGTCGCAGTACGAACAGCAGGTATTGCTGGCACTGGAGGAGTCTGAAAACGCCTTCAGCGACTACGCCAAGCGCCAGCAGCGCCTGGTTTCCCTGGTGCGCCAGGCCGAAGCCAGTCGTGCTGCAGCCGATCAGGCCGCGATCCGCTATCGCGAAGGCACGGTGGATTTCCTCGTGCTGCTGGACGCCGAACGTGAGCGCCTGGCCGCCGAAGATGCCCAGGCCTCGGCTGAGGTCGAGCTCTACAGCGGTATCGTCGCGATCTACAAGGCGCTCGGCGGCGGCTGGCAGCCTCAGGCCTGA
- a CDS encoding efflux RND transporter permease subunit, whose translation MNFSQFFIQRPIFAAVLSLLILIGGAISLFQLPISEYPEVVPPTVVVRADFPGANPKVIGETVASPLEQAIVGVEGMLYMSSQSTIDGRLTLTVTFALGTDLDNAQVQVQNRVTRTMPTLPTEVQRLGVTVDKASPDLTMVVHLTSPDQRYDMLYLSNYAALNVKDELARLDGVGDVQLFGMGNYSLRVWLDPNKVASRGLTATDVVTAIREQNRQVAAGALGAPPSDAGNSFQLSINAQGRLVSEEEFENIIIRVGDNGEITRLRDIARVELGSNQYALRSLLNNQPAVAIPVFQRPGSNAIEISDSVRERMAELKQSFPQGMDYEIVYDPTIFVRGSIEAVVHTLLEAIVLVVLVVILFLQTWRASIIPLVAVPVSLIGTFAVMHLLGFSLNALSLFGLVLAIGIVVDDAIVVVENVERNIALGKSPLDATRQAMKEVTGPIVATALVLCAVFIPTAFISGLTGQFYQQFALTIAISTVISALNSLTLSPALSAILLKDHHAPKDAFSRVLDKLFGGWLFGPFNRMFERASNGYVGTVRRVLRGSSIAMLIYGGLLVLGYLGFASTPTGFVPQQDKQYLVAFAQLPDAATLDRTEAVIKRMSEIAGKHPGVENTVAFPGLSINGFTNSPNSGIVFVTLKDFSLRKDENMSAGAIAAELNGQFSEIQEAYLAIFPPPPVQGLGTIGGFRLQIQDRGNLGYDELYVQTQNILNKARQLPELNPMSVFTSYQVNVPQVDAAIDREKAKTHGVAISDIFDTLQVYLGSLYANDFNRFGRTYQVNVQADQQFRLEPEQIGQLKVRNNRGEMVPLSTFVKVDDSAGPDRVMHYNGFLTAEINGAAAPGYSSGQAEAAIAKLLDEELPIGMTFEWTDLTYQQILAGNTAIFIFPLCVLLAFLVLAAQYESWSLPLAVILIVPTVLLAAITGVIMAGLDNNIFTQIGLIVLVGLACKNAILLVEFAKDKQEEGMDRVAAVLEACRLRLRPILMTSIAFIMGVVPLVLSSGAGAEMRHAMGVAVFSGMIGVTFFGLLLTPVFYVLIRGFVEKREARKAARLQESHA comes from the coding sequence ATGAATTTCTCGCAATTCTTTATCCAGCGGCCGATTTTCGCCGCCGTGCTGTCGCTGCTGATCCTGATCGGCGGCGCCATCTCGCTGTTTCAACTGCCGATCAGTGAATACCCGGAAGTGGTGCCGCCCACCGTCGTGGTGCGTGCCGATTTTCCCGGCGCCAACCCCAAGGTGATCGGTGAAACCGTCGCCTCGCCGCTGGAGCAGGCCATCGTCGGCGTCGAGGGCATGCTCTACATGTCGTCGCAGTCGACCATCGATGGCCGCCTGACGCTGACCGTGACCTTCGCCCTCGGTACCGACCTGGACAACGCCCAGGTGCAGGTGCAGAACCGCGTCACCCGCACCATGCCGACCCTGCCCACCGAAGTGCAGCGTCTCGGCGTGACCGTGGACAAGGCCTCCCCGGACCTGACCATGGTGGTGCACCTGACCTCGCCGGATCAGCGCTACGACATGCTCTACCTGTCCAACTACGCCGCGCTCAACGTCAAGGACGAACTGGCGCGCCTGGACGGCGTGGGCGACGTGCAGCTGTTCGGTATGGGCAACTACTCGCTGCGCGTCTGGCTCGACCCGAACAAGGTAGCCTCGCGCGGGCTCACCGCCACCGACGTGGTCACCGCCATTCGTGAGCAGAACCGCCAGGTCGCCGCCGGTGCCCTCGGCGCGCCGCCTTCCGATGCCGGCAACAGCTTCCAGCTGTCGATCAACGCTCAGGGCCGCCTGGTCTCCGAGGAAGAGTTTGAGAACATCATCATCCGCGTCGGCGACAACGGTGAGATTACCCGTCTGCGCGACATCGCCCGCGTCGAGCTGGGCTCCAACCAGTACGCCCTGCGCTCGCTGCTGAACAACCAGCCGGCCGTGGCCATCCCGGTGTTCCAGCGCCCGGGCTCCAATGCCATCGAGATTTCCGACTCGGTGCGCGAGCGCATGGCCGAGTTGAAACAGAGCTTCCCGCAGGGCATGGACTACGAGATCGTCTATGACCCGACCATCTTCGTCCGCGGCTCCATCGAGGCTGTGGTGCACACCCTGCTCGAAGCCATCGTGCTGGTGGTGTTGGTGGTGATCCTGTTCCTGCAGACCTGGCGCGCCTCGATCATCCCGCTGGTGGCCGTACCTGTCTCGCTGATCGGCACCTTCGCGGTCATGCACCTGCTCGGTTTCTCGCTCAACGCTCTGTCGCTGTTCGGCCTGGTGCTGGCCATCGGTATCGTGGTGGACGACGCCATCGTCGTGGTGGAGAACGTCGAACGCAACATCGCCCTGGGCAAGTCGCCGCTCGACGCCACGCGTCAGGCCATGAAGGAAGTGACCGGCCCCATCGTCGCCACCGCCCTGGTGCTGTGCGCCGTGTTCATCCCGACCGCGTTCATCTCCGGTCTCACCGGGCAGTTCTACCAGCAGTTCGCGCTGACCATTGCCATCTCCACGGTGATCTCGGCTCTCAACTCGCTGACCCTGTCGCCTGCGCTGTCGGCCATCCTGCTCAAGGATCACCACGCGCCGAAAGATGCCTTCTCGCGCGTGCTCGACAAACTGTTCGGCGGCTGGTTGTTCGGCCCGTTCAACCGCATGTTCGAGCGTGCCAGTAATGGGTATGTCGGCACCGTCCGCCGTGTACTGCGTGGCAGCAGCATCGCCATGCTGATCTACGGTGGCCTGCTGGTGCTCGGCTACCTGGGCTTCGCCAGCACCCCGACCGGTTTCGTGCCGCAACAGGACAAGCAGTACCTGGTGGCCTTCGCCCAACTACCGGATGCCGCGACGCTGGATCGCACCGAAGCAGTGATCAAGCGCATGAGCGAAATCGCCGGCAAGCACCCGGGCGTGGAGAACACCGTGGCCTTCCCCGGCCTGTCGATCAACGGTTTCACCAACAGCCCGAACAGCGGCATCGTTTTCGTCACGCTCAAGGACTTCAGCCTGCGCAAGGACGAAAACATGTCTGCCGGCGCCATCGCCGCCGAGCTCAACGGCCAGTTCAGTGAAATTCAGGAAGCCTACCTCGCCATCTTCCCGCCGCCGCCGGTACAGGGCCTGGGCACCATTGGTGGCTTCCGCCTGCAGATTCAGGATCGTGGCAACCTGGGTTATGACGAGCTGTACGTGCAGACTCAGAACATCCTCAACAAGGCCCGCCAGTTGCCGGAACTGAACCCGATGTCGGTGTTCACCAGCTACCAGGTCAACGTGCCGCAGGTCGATGCCGCCATCGACCGGGAAAAGGCCAAGACCCACGGCGTGGCCATCAGCGACATCTTCGACACTCTGCAGGTGTACCTGGGCTCGCTGTATGCCAACGACTTCAACCGCTTCGGCCGTACCTACCAGGTCAACGTCCAGGCCGACCAGCAGTTCCGCCTGGAGCCGGAACAGATTGGCCAGCTCAAGGTGCGTAACAACCGTGGGGAAATGGTGCCGCTGTCGACCTTCGTCAAGGTCGATGACAGCGCAGGTCCGGATCGGGTGATGCACTACAACGGCTTCCTCACCGCCGAGATCAACGGTGCCGCCGCCCCGGGTTACAGCTCCGGCCAGGCCGAGGCCGCCATCGCCAAGCTGCTGGACGAGGAACTGCCAATCGGCATGACCTTCGAGTGGACCGACCTGACCTACCAGCAGATTCTCGCCGGCAATACCGCGATCTTCATCTTCCCGCTCTGCGTGCTGCTGGCCTTCCTGGTGCTGGCGGCTCAGTACGAAAGCTGGAGCCTGCCGCTGGCGGTGATCCTGATCGTACCGACCGTACTGCTCGCCGCCATCACCGGGGTGATCATGGCCGGCCTCGATAACAATATCTTCACCCAGATCGGCCTGATCGTACTGGTGGGCCTGGCCTGCAAGAACGCCATCCTGCTGGTGGAGTTCGCCAAGGACAAACAGGAAGAAGGCATGGACCGCGTCGCAGCCGTGCTGGAGGCCTGCCGCCTGCGCCTGCGCCCGATCCTGATGACCTCCATCGCCTTCATCATGGGCGTGGTGCCGCTGGTGCTGTCCAGCGGTGCCGGTGCCGAGATGCGCCATGCCATGGGTGTGGCGGTGTTCTCCGGGATGATCGGCGTGACCTTCTTCGGCCTGCTGCTGACTCCGGTGTTCTATGTCCTGATCCGCGGCTTCGTCGAGAAACGCGAAGCCCGCAAAGCTGCCCGTCTGCAGGAGTCGCATGCATGA